In Sulfitobacter guttiformis, the genomic stretch CTCCTGTAACGCGGCGCTTGTACCCCGCATGTGGGAAACCTATATTACGCCTATGACCCAATGAAAACACGTTGCGGAGTGACCCCATGAACCTGCCCCCCACAGTGACGCCACGCGCCTTTGAACGCCTGTCCGAAATCGGTGCTGCTACCGAAGGAAAAGCGCTGCGTGTGGCGGTTGAAGGCGGCGGCTGTTCCGGCTTTCAATACGAAATCGCACTGGACGAGCCGAATGAAGACGATCTGGTTCTGGAAGGCAGCGGCCAGCGCGTCGTCGTGGACAGTGTGTCGTTGCCATTTCTGGCAAATGCTGTGATTGATTTCACCGAGGAGTTGATCGGGGCGCGGTTTGTCATCAACAATCCGAATGCGACCTCGTCGTGTGGGTGCGGTACATCTTTCTCGATGTAACCGTTGGGTATTGGAATTCTCCTGCGGGGTGAATTGCGTAGATGCGCCTGAACCGAGGAAAAGATGCACAGAGCTCCCGAGCTTTATGCCGCATCTGACCCTCACGCCAGAACGACACTCGATAAATCTGTATCTCTCACCCTTCCCCCGGTCCGGCGTTTCTCATGCTGGCTAGGACGTGTTGGCCCGTACGACCCTGTGTGGGCATAAAAGGCCAGATAGACATCGTCTGATTGTCATTTGCCGTAATGTATGCAGCCGCTCAAATTTCTGGGTGTGGCCTGCCCAATCCTATGGCAAGCGTACCTTGTGTGCGCGGATGCGTGCATCATTGCATCTTAAGTCTGCGAAGCTATAGTTTGCATAAAATACAGGCAAACGCCAGTTTTCTTTCTGCGTCACTCTGTCTCGCCCTGACCGGTTGTCGTCTTGCCCTGCTGATCCAATTGCGCGATAGCAGAGAGACCTGCGCCAAAGACAGCCCCCAAGGAGTGTCCATCCATGAAGATCGCCACATTCAACATCAACGGCATAAAGGCCCGCATCAACGCCCTTCCAGACTGGCTTGACGAAGCAAAGCCCGACGTTGTGTTGATGCAGGAGATCAAATCGGTCGACGAGGCATTTCCGGCCGAAATTTTCGAGGAACGTGGCTATAACGTAGAGGTGCATGGCCAAAAGTCCTTTAACGGAGTGGGGATCTTGTCGAAGCTCCCCCTAGAGGATGTGACACGCGGCCTGCCCGGACTTGACGGTGAACCCTATGTTGCTGACGAACAGGCGCGCTATATCGAAGCAACTGTGGTGGGCGACACCCATTCTGTCCGGCTGTGCGGGTTGTACCTGCCCAACGGCAACCCCGTTGAGCTGAACGAGGATGGCACGCCGGTCGAGGGTGGCAAATACGCCTACAAGCTCGATTGGATGGACCGTTTGCGCGCGCGTGCGCAGGTACTGCTGGCGGAAGAAACTCCGTTTTTGATGGCGGGCGATTACAACATCATTCCGCAGGCAGAGGATGCCGCCACCCCTGACAGTTGGCGCGGCGATGCCCTGTTTCGCCCCGAAAGCCATGCAAAGTGGCGGTCCCTTTTGAATCTTGGTCTAACCGAAGCGTTCCGCGCCCGCACGCAAGGACCCGGCCACTATAGTTTCTGGGATTATCAGGCAGGCGCATGGAACCGGAATAACGGCATCCGGATCGACCATTTCCTGCTGTGCCCCTATACTGCCGACCGTTTGATAGACTGCCAGATCGACAAGGACATCCGCGCCCGCGACAAGCCTTCGGATCACGTGCCGGTCTGGATTGATCTGGCGCTCTAGGCCGGTTTGCCTGCCGCCAGCGGGCCGTTCAGTTCGTTATCCGGTTTCAGGCGCGCCTCACCCAACCGCGGGTGGAGCTTGGCCGTGAGCAAGAGCGCGACCACGCAGCCCGCACCCGCCAGAGCAAAGACGCCCGTAACCGGCGCCACCAACAGCACCAGCCAGGCGCCCCCGGGTGTCGCGATGCCCGACACATCGCGGTAGGATGAATAAACCGCCGACATCTCTGTACGCTCTGATGGCTTGACCGCCATTAAAAACGGCAGCCCGCCGCAGATATCCAGCAAAATAAGAAAGAAGCTGGCCGCAACCAGCAACGCGATCGTGACCCAAGGCGAAGTAATACCCAACCCTGCAATCCCGAAAAGCACCGCACATGTGGCAAAGCCTGTGCGCACAGATTGGCGGATCGAGCGGGCCTGTATCCAGCGTAGCATAAATGGCGTCAGGAACAGCGCCGCGTTGGTTGTGGACATAACTGCCCCGCCCAGTTGCGCCCCCATCCCGTTCCCGACGGCATAGATCGGCAGATAGACGATATAAGCCCACCACCCGCACGACCGGATCACGGCGAACAACCAGCCCGCGACAAGGCGCGGCTGTCGGAAAAACCGGCCCAGATAGGCAACCGGATTGGGCGGTGGCCGCTTGGCCTTTGTGATGAGCTTACCGTTACCCATGCGCATGTAGGTAAAAACCAAAAGCATAACCCCCGCTGCGGACGCGGAGATGATGAAAGGCGCAGGATGCCACCAATCCCAGAGAATGACCCCTGCAAATGGCCCGATCGTCCACCCCAGCGCGGAGTAAAACAGCCGCTGAGTCTCGCAGCGGCCGAGTTCGATCCGCGCGATATAATCAAGCACATAGGAGTTGAAGCATACAAATGTGGTGACCGTCGCAATGGAGTTGAGTGCAAGTGCCAGCACCGTCAACGCAGGCGTGCCCACCATCGCCGAGCTACATCCCGCGATATAGCAAAAGCACCCGATAACATACATCCAGCGGCGCGGGATAAACCGGTTGAGGAACGGCACCAGCAGACCTGCCATCAGCGACACGATACCGATCATGAAATAGACCGAACTGATCCGTGCGGCATCGCCTAATGCCGCCAGCATCGCCACCGGAAATACCGAAACCAGCATACCGCGAACGACGGCTTCGCAACCCGCAAGGATCGCAAAACCCCGCACTGATGGCGCAGGCGCGTGGCGGAGCCACTCGGGTATTCGACGTTCAAACATCTATATCAAATCCGGCAAGATATCGCGATCATAGGCGCGCTTCAAAAGCGCTCAAGCAGCGCCGCGACTACCTTCACGCAAAAGCGACGTTAAGCGAGATAATTCAACTATGATATAAATTTGATGCTTAGTGCATTGTATTCAAATCATAATGTTTTACGCCCATCCTACTGCAGAGCCAATCGTCTCTATCAGCGGGAACATATCAGGGGCCAGCGCGGTTGTACTGGCAGACCCCGCGACGGGGGAAATATTGGAGTATCACGATGAAAAATTTGGTTTTGAGCACAACAGCAGTAATCGCATTGATGGGAAGTGCAGCTTTTGCGCAAACGACAAGCGTAGTACCAGCGTCTACAGTGTCACTCATCGAGGTCACCACCGATCTTGAAGCGATCCAGAATGCAGAAGCCGCCGAAGTTTGGGTCAACATCGACGCTGATTTGGCTTTGGCGATCGAGGCACGCTTTGCCGAGCGCATGGCAGCGGAGGGCGCGGAAATAATCATCGACATCGATGAGGTATCCCTCGCCACTAGCTTTGAGCAAGCGATCGGTAGCGAAGAATCGTATCTGCAGGGCGATATTTTGTATCGCGTCCCTGGCCCCGATAACAATGCAAGTTACACCCTGAAAGTATCGTCGCTGCAGGCGCAGGCATTCTACCCCGATGGAACGTCGATCAGCGATATTACGCAGGGGAGCGACATCTACTATGCTGCGATGATCGACGCATTCGCAGATAACGTTGTGCGTAATCTGGACGCATCGCAGGAAGAGCTTGCTACCGAGTAAGTCTTTCAGACGATCATATGGGGGGCGCGGGAAACCTCGCTCCCCATTTTTATGGGTAACGACTTTTTGAAAACCTTGTTTTCAAAATGATCAATGAATTCAGCTCGGCTAGCCTAGCCGCGCTAAAAGAAAATCACATGAGAACGTTTTTCGCCGGATGATCAGTTCGGCAAAATATCCCCCGGGTAGCCGACTTATGCATTGCAATCTGCGTGACAGGGGCTTTTCTGTATAGTGAAGCATAACTTTCACAATTTTTGACCCAAAACCCCTATTTGTATAAAGTTGATTTTGACCGCAGCCATACTGGAAGCATCGGATTCACCGTTTGGAAGCATCAAATTCACCAGCTTTTGTCATTTTTTTGTTTTTCCTGAAAGATTGAGCTTGGCGATTTCTTTGCTCCTTTTATAGCGACCCTCTTTTGGAAGGGGGTGAGCTGCCTCTAAATCTGATGCAACCGACAGAACTTCGTCACGCCGATAAATTTCAGCACCAACCCACTTTGGATCGCATATTGTATCGACACTTTTCTCTTTGAGAACGCGGCTTACGATGCTCCAGTTTATTCCAAACATTCGTCCAATCAGACCAGGAGTCAGGTACATCTCTTGAAAATGCTCAATCTCAGTATGGGAGAAAAATATAGATTTAGTGACTTTTTTGGTTTCGCGCTGTTTTACCGCGATCAACCAAGGTCCACCGTTTTCTGTGGAGATGAGGCGCTTTATCGCAGCCCGCCGAATACCCAGAACTGATGCGGCGGAAGTCAAACTACACAAATCACACCCTTGGAATTCTTTAATTTTGTTAACCACATCCAAATAGCAAAAGCGAAGATGATCAATGCGGTTTCCGCCTTGTAGTAGGCATGTTTTTGGCAATTCCCCATCGAGTAGCCACATAAAGACCTGACTTGTATCTGTTCGCAGACGAGACGCCTCAGATAGACTGACATATCCATCTACTTCGGAGGAAATAATGGGCAGACCATTGCAAACAACTCCCAAAAATTCGTTCAGGTCATCGCGGTTAAAGTTACCACGTAGCTGACCCCTGTGCTCTTCTACCAGCGGCGTGATCGACTTAATGGTTTCGTTGCGCACAAGGTGTCCTACTTGGTTCGTGCTACCTCCAAGGAATCTTGCAACCTGATTTTGTGGGATAGAATTTGCAATACGACCAATAACGCGTTCAGCTTCCTCCACTGGGAAAACCAACTGATTGGAAGCTTCACGATCCACTGACTGAGGTATCAACCCAGTTGTACGCGCCAGGCCGAAAAGCCTGAATTTGTTAATGCCAATGGCTAATGACAAGGAACTTACTGAGTGGACTTTCCGCTTCGTAACAACTTCGCCAAATACGATTTCACCTGCACCAATTGAAAAGTTTTCTACAATCGATTCACGTACCACATTGACGATCGGTCCAAGGCCGCCGGTTCGAACGGACTTCTTTATTGAATTGTAAAGGTAACCGAACACTGCCTGCGGACCTGTCCTTCCACTTTTGCGTCCGGATGAAACTTTAACATTATGCAGAACATCTTTGATCGCTTCAGGACCCAGGGAGCACACATGAAAGCCCACATCACCCACAGCGGCCCAATCTGTATCAGTATATTCTTTTACTACTGCTTGGGATCCATCAAGAAACAGACTGCCAATCATTTCGCAAGCTCGGACCCCCTCCGAAATGCCCTGACCATCAAGCCAAGGTATATTCGCCCGAGTTCCGTTCATGCGGTCAATAACGTAGTCTTGAAGCACACCGGGATTACGCCGTACGGATGAAGCCACGGTATCCATGTCCACGTCGGATTGCTCGATCAGCTTCGCTAAATCATATGCCTGAACACCATACCGTGAATCGATTGAAGCCAGCTCCATACAATGAATCGGGCAAACTTTTACTGGTCGGAGCTGCCAGATCCACCTTTGTCGGAAAAGGCCAGCTCCAGAAGGTCCTGAGGATTTCGCATCGGCATTCAAACATTCGGGGCAATAGTGGACCTTTGTCCTTCGAAGTGTAGAAACATCAAGAGTCTCACCGCGCAGTGAAAATGCGCCATCGCTTTGCAATTGTACGGTATTAAATTTGAGGACTTCAGGCTCAATACCAGACAAGGCCGCCGTAAGTTCGACAAAATTGGCATCGCCATTCCTGAAAGCTCTGGCACCAAGGCCCACATAACTACAAAATTGACGGGCGTTTACACCAGCGTGAACGGTCCCAAGGCGAGCAAAGTATCCCTGCGACAACTCATCACTGTGAAATGAAACCGAAGGTTCAAGGCGTTCAGAGATCATCTGGCTACCTTTTTGTTTACCCTTCGACCCTTATTTTTTGCCCGAAAATCAGACTGCGAATTGTCAAAAAGCACCTCTGATGTGTCTGCTTCAGCACTTGTACCATCGACCCATCCCGGAAATTCGAATGGATTTACTGGATTGTAGTGTTTGAAAGTGAGTTCGAAGGTCGCCTTGAAATCTTCGATATCAAGCGCTACAGCACCATCCTCTTTCGCACGAACGACAGACGTTGCGATCAATCGCATACAGCGCCCATAACTCCCCTTACAACCATCGTACACGCGGTCAGAAAAGTATGGGTCGCTACTTACGGTAGGGTTCAATTTCAATCCTGCGTCACTTGCAAGTTGCTGAATCGCTTTTCCAATCATACTTACCGTATCGCTGCGTGGAAATGCTTCCAGCTGAAAATCAAGCAACCGGCCAGCCAGCTCATCGTTCTGAGGATCGTCATAGATAAAGCTGCGGAGTTTTGTTGTTCCAATCGTAATGAGGCAATAGCCGCCGCCATCTTGCAGAAACGTTTTCAAGAATAGGTTTACTGGTTCTGACGGCTTCAACAGGTTGTGAACTTCGTCCAGAATGACGATTTTAATGCCTTTCAACTTCAGCCGATGAGTTGCCAATTCATTCGCTTGTGCTCTTGTCATTTGAGCAGGAAACGTTGTGAAACCCGTTTTGGCGCAGATATCCTTATATACACCTTTCACGGTGGCATCCGTGCGAAGGCGGCAATAAAGTATTGATGGCCCGCATTTATCGACATCAATCTCTTCATCAAGGACCTTCGACAAAACCTGCTGCACAAGAAAGGACTTCCCCTCACGCGCAGGAGCCGTCACCGCAATACCCATTGTCTCGTTCTGAAATCTCTTTGGCTCTGACAGAATGTTTCCGTCTTCGTCGCGCTTCAAAACCATCTCAAGTCGTTGTACGAGTTGATTGTCCCAATTGCTGACCATATAGCGCTTCAGCAGCCAGTCAGACAGCTCTGCAGTATCGTTCAAACCAGGGCGCGGATCATCCAGCATTACAGCGGAAGATGGCGTTTGATCTGGTTCAGCCGCCAGGGCTTGGCTTTCAATATTCATGCTCATTCCATTGTCCCAGGCTTGAAAATATCTTTCGGACGTCGGCCTCGCGCCGCCGTACGGTCGGTTGGTTTGACATGAGCACCTGAATTCTGATCTCCCGAACCTGCACTGGTGCCCCGCGCATGCGCTCCACCTTCATCATCCGCGCCGCCTACAGGGACGCCATAAAGGCTATGTGTTTGCGCGCTCGCGATCATCGTGGTGGGCGTAGCAAAATAACGCAGAGCACGCTGCTCTGTCTTAAGAAGGAGCTCTGGGGTCATAGTTTTCCTCGTGACCTTTCGTCTGGTCGCAATGCGGTCTTGAATTAGACTGTCGATCTTTTGCTCAGCACTTCTGCGTGTTGCCTCAGCATCAGGGTTGCGTTCGACTTCCTCTCTTTTGAGGATCAGTAGCCATTCATCCAAATTGACACCGCGGGCACGTGGATCCATGACCTCAAGCGGGATCCACGTGCGTGGCTTAATCTCAACCTGAATCTCGCTCAGGTTCTCTTCCCACCATCGGATTTTAAAGGCGCGATTTGGATCGCGCAAAAGCTCGCGAGCGAAAACCTTAGAAGAATAGTTGGCATGCATTACTCGGATACCAGTTGTTTGCGCACGACGAAAAAACGTTGTCCCAAAGATATGGGTCATGTTCTTCAATGCTGGGATCGGCCTACATCCAATTCCAACCCTCATCTCGTGGTTCCATAAGTCAGCTGGGGTCAGATTATCTCGCCCACCGTTCTCGTCGTTATGATAGATATCGACGATCCAGACCGTCAGAACTTGAATAAGATCATCAAGCGTCATGACCGCCTCAGCCTCGGCGTCGTATTCGCCGCGCTCACCGATGTTAGAAAATGTTTTTCCCGGTATTTTCGCGAGCAAGCCTCTATTTACGGTCTTGAACACCCGCTCTACCGCTGCCCGAATAAAGGCCTTCGCCTTCGGCGCCGACACCTTATCGATGCGGAGCTGGGCGCATAGCATTTCGGTAGCGCCAGCGAGGTAAGCATTCCCAGAATCGTGCATGACTTTTTCCGGCCGCAGAAACTGGTTCCATTCCCCTTCTGCCCCGCATGCTTCAGCAAGCTTTGTTTTATCCGACATCGCCATGAGGAAAGTGCGCTTTGCCAGATCCGGCGTTGCGGTCATTCCGATCTGCATGCCCAGAATACATCCGGTGTAGACGTCAATCATGACCGACATAATGACCCGCAGAGGCTTAGCTTCTGATATCCCCAATGCGCGCAGTTTTTCTTCGCCGAGGAAGTGAACAAGGTATGGATACGGCACGATGGTCATCAGATCGACGTCATTTTCATCGATCATGACGATCTGACCGGCTCTTTCAACATTCAGCCCCATTCCGACAATGAACCTGTTGCGATCCATATAGTCAGAACCATTTTTCCTTAAAATACTTTCAAGTGGTGAAATGGCTTTGATCCACGCGCTGACAGTCTTGAGCGAAGGTGGAACAACCTTGTTTACAGCCTCACGTTCCTTGACTTCGATAAGTTCACCCACCGCTTCACGGATTTCAATAGCCGCAAGAAGGCTTTGCCTCTTGGCATTGACCTTTGAAGTGATCTTATCGTGAACGTCAGTTTTTGGCACCTTTTCAAGCGTTTCATATTGATCAATTACAGCTTTGAGAATTTCAACTACTTCTGGAGCCAGTTTACTCGTGCTGTTCCCAGAGAGATGGCGGTTGTCGACAAGATTACAAAATCCGTGCGTTCGCAGTTGTTCGTCCCACCGTTTGATGGTTTGAGCCGTTGCAGAGTCAATTGGAATCGATTTCTTTCGAAACGGATGGCGACGAAGCTTTTCTATCGTGCCACTCAACTGGGCAATCCGACCAGGCAATTTTCGGAGAATAACCGACTCGATCCCCTTGATTTCAGATCGTGTCCGCTTGAGTATCCCGCGCTCTTGGCAAATTTCACGCATCAGCATCACAGAGGCGAAGCGCAGAATGAGATCCTGTGCTGGGCTCTCGTCAAGTGAAGCTACAAACTGGGGTTTGAACGTCTGACTATGGTCGATGAAAACATAGTCACCCTCATCGATATCAAGCGTTCCATCCATTAACGCGGCCGTCAATTCATGGTGCGGAACAATACGCCGTCCTACAAACTCCAAATCTGGTCGAGAGCCCTTCATAATAGCCGGGATATTTTCAGCCTCGGGATCGGGGGAATACTCAATCATATGGCCTTGAACAGCCTGCCTGATGAATGTGATCTTGCGGTTTTGAAATCGGCCTGTTGTGCCAGGTTCAAAGCGGAAGACTGGAGTGGATGTCTGGGCGTCAATCATGGGTGGCCACACCCCGCACAACCACAGAGTCTCGACTGATTTTTTCATGCTTCCACAAAACAAGATGTCCAGATCCAATCAAGCGCACCAACGCCCGGAAGCCCCGCGGCCCTCTGTTAATCTGGCAGATAAGTTCGTCGAGTTTAGCTTTCGAAGTCACGTCAGCAACAACGGTCAAAGCGATGGCGTCAACATCCGCTTCTTCGTCGCGGCAGCCTCGAATAAGCTCAGCGTTGAAAAGCGTAATCGGATCGCGGGCAAACTCTGTAACGAGATACAACTCATCGAAAAGCTTTTTCTGACGCCCATCTTCTCTTACCTGTGCAATTTCGTCTTGGAAATCCTCAGTTACGTAGACTGTGGGCTTGTCAGTGAGACCGAAACGTTTGCCGCCTTCCTTGATGACCAAGTGATCCAGATAATGTTCGCGGGTCTCCTTTTTACCATCTTGGTAATGAAACGGACCCACCTGCTCGATGACATCAAGCGTGTCAGTTTCAGCAAGTGCAATCATGCGCGTATGGTATTCACCCATGCTGCCACATTTAGAAATTTGGCCCGGATCTTCATCACTGTCATGAATGACCATCTGAATTACGAAATGGCCATGTGCTGACTTTGGGATCTGGTGTATTGCACGAGATGGCCTCGGCTCATTCCATACATATTCAGAGCTCACGGCTTCAGCCCCATGTTTTCCTTTGCCCGAAGTGAAGGGCTCCGCCAAATGACGCCACTCCTCAGAATCAACGAATAAGAGAGCTGAAAAATAGAATGCAGATACACAAATAATGAGTATTCATTTGCCAGGTCTGCGTTTGAACTCTCAAATCCGAGAGCTTTGCGAATGTTCATCTCAGCCTCTTTCCTGCTCTCTACCGCTGTCCATGTCGCTGCACCAAGAGGGCGAAATGATGCGCTCCATCCAATAGGAAACAATGAAAGATTCGAGTCAACCATCTGTTTTTGTTGCGAATTTACTAATTTCATATGTTTTACACTACGTCCCTTGAACCACTCCAACTTCCAACCATTCATTTTAAAAAGCTGAATTTCTTGTTTGGTATTGGCCAAGTATGTCAAGGAATCTGAAGCGATACGGCTGGGATGAATAAACCTGAAAAGAGTTATCCCTTTACCTCATCAATAATTGTTGCCGAAGTCCTGAATTAAAGATCAGCTTTTGTGCAGTGCTACATGTTCTTGTGTTTCGGCGCTTTGCTTCACGCAGATACAGCGCCCGATCAGCCCACCGCTTGGAAGAATAAGATCAGTGCGCAACTTTTTACGAAGATCAAAAGCAACCTTGTAGGTAATCTCGAACCTCTGTTTGAGCCTCTCAGATGTTTGTAATTCAATCCTCCGACTGCTCACATTCGCAGAAATAATCATCTCAGCCGCAATAAACCATTGTTGCAGATCAAGATGCGAGCGATGGCAAATTGTACCTGAAGTAACCGAAAATTGGTGCCGACATTCGCGGCACTGGTACGGTTTTCGCGT encodes the following:
- a CDS encoding HesB/IscA family protein codes for the protein MNLPPTVTPRAFERLSEIGAATEGKALRVAVEGGGCSGFQYEIALDEPNEDDLVLEGSGQRVVVDSVSLPFLANAVIDFTEELIGARFVINNPNATSSCGCGTSFSM
- the xth gene encoding exodeoxyribonuclease III, with protein sequence MKIATFNINGIKARINALPDWLDEAKPDVVLMQEIKSVDEAFPAEIFEERGYNVEVHGQKSFNGVGILSKLPLEDVTRGLPGLDGEPYVADEQARYIEATVVGDTHSVRLCGLYLPNGNPVELNEDGTPVEGGKYAYKLDWMDRLRARAQVLLAEETPFLMAGDYNIIPQAEDAATPDSWRGDALFRPESHAKWRSLLNLGLTEAFRARTQGPGHYSFWDYQAGAWNRNNGIRIDHFLLCPYTADRLIDCQIDKDIRARDKPSDHVPVWIDLAL
- a CDS encoding MFS transporter; this encodes MFERRIPEWLRHAPAPSVRGFAILAGCEAVVRGMLVSVFPVAMLAALGDAARISSVYFMIGIVSLMAGLLVPFLNRFIPRRWMYVIGCFCYIAGCSSAMVGTPALTVLALALNSIATVTTFVCFNSYVLDYIARIELGRCETQRLFYSALGWTIGPFAGVILWDWWHPAPFIISASAAGVMLLVFTYMRMGNGKLITKAKRPPPNPVAYLGRFFRQPRLVAGWLFAVIRSCGWWAYIVYLPIYAVGNGMGAQLGGAVMSTTNAALFLTPFMLRWIQARSIRQSVRTGFATCAVLFGIAGLGITSPWVTIALLVAASFFLILLDICGGLPFLMAVKPSERTEMSAVYSSYRDVSGIATPGGAWLVLLVAPVTGVFALAGAGCVVALLLTAKLHPRLGEARLKPDNELNGPLAAGKPA
- a CDS encoding TniQ family protein encodes the protein MISERLEPSVSFHSDELSQGYFARLGTVHAGVNARQFCSYVGLGARAFRNGDANFVELTAALSGIEPEVLKFNTVQLQSDGAFSLRGETLDVSTLRRTKVHYCPECLNADAKSSGPSGAGLFRQRWIWQLRPVKVCPIHCMELASIDSRYGVQAYDLAKLIEQSDVDMDTVASSVRRNPGVLQDYVIDRMNGTRANIPWLDGQGISEGVRACEMIGSLFLDGSQAVVKEYTDTDWAAVGDVGFHVCSLGPEAIKDVLHNVKVSSGRKSGRTGPQAVFGYLYNSIKKSVRTGGLGPIVNVVRESIVENFSIGAGEIVFGEVVTKRKVHSVSSLSLAIGINKFRLFGLARTTGLIPQSVDREASNQLVFPVEEAERVIGRIANSIPQNQVARFLGGSTNQVGHLVRNETIKSITPLVEEHRGQLRGNFNRDDLNEFLGVVCNGLPIISSEVDGYVSLSEASRLRTDTSQVFMWLLDGELPKTCLLQGGNRIDHLRFCYLDVVNKIKEFQGCDLCSLTSAASVLGIRRAAIKRLISTENGGPWLIAVKQRETKKVTKSIFFSHTEIEHFQEMYLTPGLIGRMFGINWSIVSRVLKEKSVDTICDPKWVGAEIYRRDEVLSVASDLEAAHPLPKEGRYKRSKEIAKLNLSGKTKK
- a CDS encoding ATP-binding protein, with product MNIESQALAAEPDQTPSSAVMLDDPRPGLNDTAELSDWLLKRYMVSNWDNQLVQRLEMVLKRDEDGNILSEPKRFQNETMGIAVTAPAREGKSFLVQQVLSKVLDEEIDVDKCGPSILYCRLRTDATVKGVYKDICAKTGFTTFPAQMTRAQANELATHRLKLKGIKIVILDEVHNLLKPSEPVNLFLKTFLQDGGGYCLITIGTTKLRSFIYDDPQNDELAGRLLDFQLEAFPRSDTVSMIGKAIQQLASDAGLKLNPTVSSDPYFSDRVYDGCKGSYGRCMRLIATSVVRAKEDGAVALDIEDFKATFELTFKHYNPVNPFEFPGWVDGTSAEADTSEVLFDNSQSDFRAKNKGRRVNKKVAR
- a CDS encoding transposase codes for the protein MDRPVYDADVSSNHWMDLSKALPSIAVDKHFHTEGKCIRRLKSVRWPKGLTCSACGSSNIGKIKTRKPYQCRECRHQFSVTSGTICHRSHLDLQQWFIAAEMIISANVSSRRIELQTSERLKQRFEITYKVAFDLRKKLRTDLILPSGGLIGRCICVKQSAETQEHVALHKS